The region CATAATCAAACGTGCTTGACTATTCACATCGTAATTACTTCTCAGGGTTTCCTATGTCAGCTCAATCAGCATttaacatgttaaaaaaaatactataattttattgcggtagtcaagTGACAAGTCTTTCTTCTTTGTTTCAATATGTATGACAACCCCTGGTCACCACTTAGCACCGCCTCTGGAATCAACTTCAAATGGGCTTTGAAAAACTCTTTTCTGGGAGGGCGGTCCAGTGAATGAAGtttgcctcctcctcttctactTCGTCTTTCTTCCTGCCCAGTGCGGTGCCCAGTGCGAACAAACCCGCCTCCAGGCGCAGTGGCCTGGAGATCTGTTGACACTTTTCTCCAGCTTTTGGGGCATTACCGCATGTGTTTGGCGCAGCTCTCAAGTGTCGCTCTGGAGCAGAAGCAGATCCAGGGATAAGAGCGCAGGGGCCAGCTGGGAATACTGGGCTGACgccgtgaggaggaggaggagaaggaaaaagaggaaagagaggaggagggtggTCTCTTTCCCACACGGAGCTGAGGTCAATGCTGCTGGCTGGAGCGACCCCTTCCCTGCACCCGGAGCCATGAGCAACAGCGGCTCCGCCAACTTTTTGCTGGTGCCCATCCCCGAGTACCCGCTACCGGACTGCGTGCCCAACAAGACGGTGAAGATCGTGGTGCTGGGGGCCAGCAACGTCGGCAAAACTGGTGAGCGAGCATGTTTGAATTCCCAGCCGGGCTCGAGTGCGGCAAAAGAAGGATCATATTAATTCCTTCCTCAAGGATTACTGTTATCTTATTATAGGGGTGTCCAAAGCCTCCTCCAGAAAAGGCAAAAGATGCTAGTGCTTTTCATCCTTTCGTTCTCGAGACATTGACAGTCTTCAAATTTATTTGATGAAGCATGCTTCAACCAAACCATAGCAGTTATGTAGTTGTGCATTGACATACGAGTTTGTCATTGCGCTCCCAAGTTATCTTGAATGACTTGTTtttgcaaatcatttttttaaacatgcttcattcacaagaaaaaaatgcattgtacTGTATAAAAACACACTGCataaatcaaaatatttttacCACACAGattatttagtttatttttaaCACAGATTATTCATTTAGATTAttagattattatttattatttagattaTTTATACACACATATTAGTTATTTTGAAATATAAGTTACATGATAGTTGATGCAAATTGGCAGACTTCAAAAGACTACCTGGCTATGGTTTGGACCCCCCTGTCTTATTCTAACCACTAATGAGCATTTTATTggtattttctttttgcattttgcCTCATTCCTCCATTTGGGACTTTGAACCTGTTTATTTTCGACTCGTCCTAAAAAGGGAAATTCCGGCCTAGATAGCAACAAATGGTGGCACGTAGGTCAACGCAGCTTGTTTTTCTAAAAGCTGGCTCtcccacttttttctttttcttttcagctcTCATTGTCAGGTTTCTGACAAAACGCTTTATTGGAGACTATGAAGCCAACACAGGTAAATTCCACCATGTTTCTCTTCCTTCTTATCCTTGCGCTGAGAGTATTGTTTCACTCCTCTGCTTGTTGGCCTTGCAGGAGCGCTCTACTCCAGAAAGGTCACCCTGGACGGTGAAGAAGTGTCACTTCAGATCCAGGACACGCCTTGCGTGGCCCTGCAGGTATACACTGCCTGCTTCTCGTCGGTCATTGTTGGCAACGCTTGGCAGATAAGCTTCTTGCCAGTTTCCGTTTTTGCACGCTTATCTCCAAGCGAGGtcaggaatgtgtgtgtgaagcgACAGGATGCGATGCTAGAGCAGGCAAGCTGTGGCACTCCGTCACTTTAAGAAGAGCAACGTGTTTATGAAAAGCGGGTCCTCGGAGACGCTTGCTTCCTATGGTGCCAAGACAACGAGGGTCTGAGGAAGCCCCTCCTGGTGGCATGAACGACTGTCCGTAACTTTGTTGCCACCACAAGGGCTTTTCTGTGTCCTCCGCGCTGTCACTCCCAAACACTTGATGATTGTTTGTGCGCAGGACGACGCCGAGGGCCTCTACTGCCAGGAGCAGATCAACAGGTCAGGCACGCGTGTTGTCTTTCCGAGCACTCTGCTTACAAGCTTTCAACCAGCAGGTCCATCTACTGGGCAGACGGCTACGTGCTGGTCTTCTCCATCACGGACCACAGCAGCTATCGCACCATCCAACCTCTGTACCAGCACGTCAGACGCATCCACCCCTCGGGAAACATTCCTGTCATCCTGGTCAGTGACGAGTTTGGATGCCACCCGGTGCTGTTGTTTTAAATCGATTTTGTTTTTACACCCTAATGTGTAAAACACCGAAAAATAAgttcaaaccaaaaaaaagaaaaagctagcCTCCTTATTTCACTGTTGCCGGGTAAATTAGGCGGTGGGTAACAGCAGATCATtaagttaataaataaaaaaaatcagtataaaataataattagaaaaattcattttaatatatatatataaattatataatatatatgaatatatatatatatatatatatatatatatatatatatatatatatatatatatatatatatatatatatatatatatatatatatatatatatatatatatatatatatatatatgtaataatgtatATACAGCTGGCactaactatatatatatatatatataattataattatataataattatataaatatatatatatatatatgtatacacatatatatatatatacatgtaattATATATGAATGTATATACAGCTGGCACTAACTACGAGTGGATTATTTTGGGACGGCGTTCGGGTGATATTGATAGCAACTGTGTGATGATAATGAAAATCGGAATAATGCAAACTGAAATCTCAAGAGGGTAGAAGAATCTAGCAAGCCGTCATGCCACCAGGCGCTAGAAAAGCcgactttaaaataaaatctttttGTGGCAATTGCGTTCATTGGCCTCCCTGACCGATGGGGAATTGTTTCACTTGCTGCAGTTGAACTGTTGATAATCCCGTTAATCTGTGTAATCTGCTGCAGATCGGCAACAAAAGCGACCTGCTTCGAGCCCGACAAGTGCCGGCGGATGAAGGCGAGACGTTAGCGTCCTCTTTAGGTGGGACCCGCCTactgctcatttttgctagatGTTGTCCTATCACTGGATGAGTAAAGTATGTATTGAAAATGCGGTGATCAAAATTTGCGGGGGTAAACATTGACTTGAATCCTGCTCCTTGCCGCAGGGGGCGCTTACTTTGAAGCCTCAGCCAGGGAAAACCACGAGGGTGTCCACACAGCCTTCCTGCAGCTGTGCCACGAGGTGGGATCTCATCTCCCGACGCCACGCCGATGTTTGTCTTGATTTTTGGTGGGTCACGTGATCTCCGTGGCACAGGTGTCCCGGGCGTTGGGGGGAGGCAACGGCGAGAAACGTCGAGGAGGCCTCCACCTGGCCCGGCCCAAATCTCCCAACATGCAGGAGCTGAAGAGGAGATTCAGGCAGGTCCTCTCCTCCAAAGTCAAATCGGCATCCGCTGTCTGATGAGTCGCAAGAAACCACGTCGTCACAGAGGCGTCCCGAGACATTACTCTCAGTATTTTCTCAAAAGCACAATCTTTCGGCATCAGCCAGCGGGATCAATAATCACGTGAACTTTCCTTTTGCTGAGGTTCTGGACGAAGCTGTGAGCCGGCACATTCCCGGCCTGCGAGGATGACAACTGTTCACTTTTTGTCTTCTCTAAAACAAAAGGAGCTCAATCAAAATAGCTTGGGGTGTGTTTTAATTCCATTTTTCTTTCGATCAAAAACCTGctgtagttattttttttctttttatctcaaATGGAAAAAGCTCCAAAGATGATGGCATCTGATGAAAAATAGACGTGACCTTGATCATATCGTCTGCTCTGTCTGAAACTATAGAGCGGAAAATTGAGCATAACAAAACACTCTAGAGTGACAAGTCTGAAATCAAACTGGTCTTCCACTTTTTGGTTTGGACCGGCCCATCCAATGAAAACAGTCAACGTCACTCGCTGTCAGTTCATCTCATGCTGCTGGCGCTTCCCGATCGCAGGCAAACATTTTcaatggcgtgtgtgtgtgtgtgtgtctatgcatGTGCGCCCAAGCTGCTGTTCTCATGACCTCCTTAATGGCCCCCCcaaattgctattttttttcatctggaaTGTGTCTGGCCTGCTGAGCTTCCTCCGTTAACCCTTCACTGCACACGCTCATACACGTGACCCCAAATCGTGACCTTTCTCCCTTTGACTCCGAAAGGGCAGCCGGGTTCCACTAAAAGAATGCAGAGAAAATGCTCAGATAAAAGTCATTCAAGGCCGGAGTGGCGGACTGGTGCACACGGAAGAGCAAAACTGGACGTGCGGTTTGCATTTATTAGAGGGCAGCTAATGTGACTTTTATGAGGTCACATTTGGAATGGAGCGCTCCTAAAATGTTGCCTTTTTGGGCCAAGACATTAAGCGCCGGCAATAAAAAGAAGAAACGTGTGTTTATCAGAACTTTTGGGAAAAGAGGTTTAGCGGCAGCAGCCAGTCTCACATTTTATTAAATAACACCTAGTACGCAAATTGTCTCCCGCCCTGCCATCTGGATTTTGGCCTGTTTTACTGCCACTTCTCCACTCAGCATCTCTTTCACTGTTGCCAGGAAGAACAAGGAGAACTCAAGTCAAAAGCAAAAGCATGCATCTGCTTTCCGAGTTGTGGGAACACTTCATCGAGAAGCGGCGTGGCTGACACAAGCCagctgtgtgcgcgcgcgtgtgcttGTTTTGGAGGAACCAGGAAGTGAAGAGGCGCAGCCCCCTGAGCCTGATTGCAAGGTGTGAGATTCCGactaaaaaaaatccagagagaaaaaacaaatgataagAAGAAAATGGAGTTCAAAGGTATCAgtctgtaaataaataaatcagcagTGACTTTCAAAGATTTCGACTTTGGCCCGTGCTTATGTCGTGTCTATTTTTGCTATTCCCAGGAGGCAACGCATTTCTTCCCCTTCCCACCGTGCAGCCTGGGACATAAAGCCGAAATGAAGTCAGCCAGCgagcagttttattttttattggaaAGGTAAGTTGGATTTGAAATTTCTTTTTCAGCAGCTACATTCCCACTAAAAATCACAAAGTAGGAAATTAGTGTCAGCGCCTCagcaatcattcattcattccttaCTCTCTGATCTCGATCGGCAACAGAAATGTCAGCTGGTGGATC is a window of Syngnathus typhle isolate RoL2023-S1 ecotype Sweden linkage group LG1, RoL_Styp_1.0, whole genome shotgun sequence DNA encoding:
- the rasl11a gene encoding ras-like protein family member 11A-like encodes the protein MSNSGSANFLLVPIPEYPLPDCVPNKTVKIVVLGASNVGKTALIVRFLTKRFIGDYEANTGALYSRKVTLDGEEVSLQIQDTPCVALQDDAEGLYCQEQINRSIYWADGYVLVFSITDHSSYRTIQPLYQHVRRIHPSGNIPVILIGNKSDLLRARQVPADEGETLASSLGGAYFEASARENHEGVHTAFLQLCHEVSRALGGGNGEKRRGGLHLARPKSPNMQELKRRFRQVLSSKVKSASAV